ctaaatgtggggggaagggtGGATCTGGATCTgaccagtttctcaaagcacttcatgaatactgtgtaagtatgtgtattTAAATAGAACCCCGGTATTGGGGAGGCAGTAGGACAACATCTCTAGTGTGACGACAAGACTCACCGGTCTGTACTGTTTCATCATGGCTTATCAGGGCTTTCCAGCTAATGTGCGCATTATTGGAGTGATGCACAAGGATACAATTAAGGTAAGATCAGCATCTCCCTCCAGCTCTCTTTTagtctcattcactcactctctcacacacatatactgatgCGGTGCGTATTCAGCAATTCTGGGAATATTATCACGCTGACTATACATCTAATCTTCTTTGAATTAACCTTTTGCAGATGTTTATGACCTCTGTGGTCTGGTCAGATAAGAATGAAGTGACCATCTACAGATCCTTCAAAGATTTCAAAAAACTTCACGTAAGTTGGAATACATCTCCAGAAAGACAACCCCCAAATTTTAAATCCTTTTCTAAAACTTGCAACATTTGCTGTGTGTTCTAACAGAAACAGTTGAAAAAGAAACATCCAGTGGCAAATCCTTTTCGCAAAGAGGATAGAATTCTCCCCAGATTCAGAGGTGCAGTATACTATCCATGTTCAAATAATGCAATGAATACAGTTGGTACACCATACCCTGACTTTGTATGAGAAGTCCTTATTCATGACACCACTGAAGTATCATCATGatttttttccactgcaggCATGAAGAGGAACTTTCAGAGGAAGGGGCCGAGTAAGACTGTGCACCGCGTCAAAGCTCTGGAGAAATACTGCACCGAGCTGCTCCAGTGTGACCCCAGTGTCACACAGAGTTCAGAGGTCGTCCAGTTCTTTTGCCCAAAAAATCATGACCTGGAACCAGAGTTTGCCAAGAacaggtatgtttttttttttttcctgcttgaGAAGAGATACAGATAGTCTCAAaatctttgtgtctttgtgagtaaATAATCATTGTTAACTCTTAAATTGCTGATTGGAAGAAATATTTTAAATTGCTAAAGTCCTGCCCTTGCCCTTTCAGTATCATTATAGTGCCATCAGATGTCCTATCGGAGATTCAAAGGGACGGGACAGCAAACCCACATGACAAGCGCTTCAGTATGGGCAACATAACTAAGCCTTTCCTGACTCAGACCTACCGCACCGTCGCCCCGTTTGAGACCAAGGACCTCAAGAACAGACCCTTTAAAGTGGACGTAAATAAAACCCTGGATGTCCTCATCAAAGACCAAAAAGGTATGTCAGTTCATGCGTGTCCTTTACCATTGCAATCTCTTGGGTCTGTTCattcaatcaaatcaaatggcTCCTTGAGGCTCAAACGAGCCACTCACCTTTCCTCTGATTTATTGTTGTGTCACTCGGTTTGCCACGGCCATCATAGACAATGGCAGCCTTTCTCATCCCAGACTGtgtttaatttgctaatggctaaACCAGGATATAAgaaatagagaaggagagataaaccTTTCTTTGAGATACATGAGCAGAATGCGTAGCCTGtttcattcagttttttttttcagactttTTGGAGCATCTTTAATAATgaccagagtgtgtgtaaaagtgtgtctGAAGGCTGGCTTAAAGattacatttgtgttttctgGGTTGGCAGGCTGGTGGCTTGTGGAGAATGAGGAGAAACATCTGGCGTGGTTCCCTGCCCCATACCTGGAGCCCTGTGAAGAGGACGATGATGATGTCTTTGATACTGTTTCCTCTGAAAGTGAGAAACCATTTCATTGAGATTGCAGACAATACAATAGATAATATTGTATTACAATTAATAAATTATACAATTAGTACAAATCAAAGAATATAccaacataaataaaataaatatattattaaaattgtattatttaattcattcattattcaaaTGTAATAACTTCAAACtaattttttagttttttttctttttcttcatttaCCAGCAGATACATTCTACTGTGCTGCAAGAAACTATGTCTCTAAGAACAGAGATGAAGTATCTGTACACATCGGCTCTGTTGTGGAAGTGTTGCGCAAGTCTGGCGATGGCTGGTGGCTTATCAGGTAATTTGCCTCATCTGGGAAAAGTCAGTAACGTCACAGATTGGGAAGTGAGGGAGAGGCCAAACAAGGGCAGGGTACGAATGAGAGTTCCCACTTTGAATAGGTATTTCTGGGTAAATTCCAACAGATCATTTCAGTGCATTGTCTCAGTGCTGCCCCAGTAACATTACAAAAATGGCCGGTGTGAATTTTTGTTGGTCAATTCTTGGCACGTAAAGATATCAAGTATTACTTAGGTGTGATCGTGTGTAAGTCAGGTAGATAGAGTGTAGCATGTTTATCACTTTTATGATCCTTAAATATTGTCTGTTCTACTCTTTGGCAGATACAGCGGCAGGGTTGGTTACGTGCCATCCATGTACCTCCAGCCTTACAACAACCCGCATGTCAGCCTCCAGAGAGCATTCCACAGCTCCACCTTCAACCTCAGCTCCCTACAGCCGCATCCTTCCCAGCGTCAGGGCATCCCACGCAGGCTGGCCCCGACTAGTCACTCCCGATCCCTGGAGAACCTGCTGGAACCGCGACGCGTGCGGGCTAACACCGCGCCTGACAGCCAGTCCGCGAGGCTCAAGGAGCCAGACAGCCGCAAGAGCTGCATCAGCGCAgccagcgacgagactgacttcGGCTTCAGCTCTTCGGGGAGCCTGTCAGGGGCAGAGGCGGAGCAGGAGGCCCAGATCCGTGGGTCCTCCAcgggggaggcagaggccaGAGATGGCCCCGACACTGGGGAGTCCAGCGGCGAGATGAGCCCCAGCAGATCCTGCAGTGGCAGCCCCAGTGACAGCCCCGCCGGCACCCCGACCCTCAGAGCCGCGACCCTACCCAGAGTGCCACCCAGGCCTCTGGCCCAGGAGATCTTCACCCGCTGCACCACCTACACCCGCGAGGCGGCCATGGCCTCCAGGGCCCGGCTCTTCCCACAGCAGATGGAGATCCAAACGCGCTTATAGGAGAGAAGACACCCGAGCAGACACTGAAGTGTGCAGCTTTGGAGCAGAATTAGAGCAGAGTTCATGGGAGTAGTTAAACAGGACATTAACAGGATAAGGAGTGCAACGAGCAGTTTATCTTATACATGGACAtatttaaaagttgtatttttAAATAGAATTAGAATgtgacacagaggaagagggtaTTCTATACTTAATTGTTTGAGATCCATGGTTACTGTACTTTTACTGTTACTCACTTTTTTtcacttattttattttattcattatgatattgtcaatgttatgtttgatatatacgttaatgcctttttttttaaggttgtatagccttttttcactctggcagggggactgccaatggaaactagccttttggctataattgggtgcatttacattttaatgttcactcctgctgtttgaaaaataacttaatatgtgtattgtttattgtttattgtgtatgtttattgtttgcaccaacgtaccacaaaaaattcctggtaggtgaaaacctacttggcagtaaaaacctttctaattctgattctgattctgatgaatgtacactgtaaaGAGGAAGAAATAGTGATCTGGGCAGTATAACATTCATGAACATTCTAAACCCTTTGTGGCTGCCCCAGATTTAAAAGAACACATTTTAGCCATGGCAACTTCATATGGAATGTTTACTTGCATTCTGAGACAAAGTAGAATCTTCAGTGATTTCCATAGAGCTGCTCAGTTTAATTTGAGTTTTCAAAGAGGATAGTTGTGAAATATGAAGCTGTGTAATCTTTTTAGCTGCTGCCTACCAATGCCCAATGAGGAGTCGGAGGGCAAGACATTGAGGTCAgaggtggaggcagagagaaagagaaaaaagcagaGGATTGAGAAAGCAAGCAAGACCCTAAGCAAGAAAAAGTTGAGGAAGGAGGCCAAGCGCCAGAAGGAGATGGCCGACAGGAAGAGAAATGAGGTTGAAGAAACAAGGTTGAAGAACCTTGTGATGGCCATCCCTGAGGTGCAGAGTGCCGAGATAGTAATGAAGGATATGTCTCTGgatgaggggaaggagagaagtggagagatgCCCATCCACCATGCTAAGATGGCTAACGCTAGCACAGATGCTAGTGAAGCAGTTGTGGTGGTGTCTCTGGAGATGGCAAATTCCAGCGCAGATGCTAGTCCACTGGTTGAGTTCAGCAAAGAGGACTGCAGTGAGTTCAACATTTTCAGATGGCTTAACATCTTAAAGGAGTTGTAGTGGACGCCTGCAGGTTTATGTTGTAACGCTTGCTAATTTGACTCATCTTTTCATCTCTATCCACAGACCAAAACCAGTCATCTCTTGGCAATGGGACACCTCAGCTGGCCGACGGGGACGGGAGGAGCCCATCTCACCAGCTCGGTGATGGAGACAGAGTGAGGCCTGTGTTTCGTCCAAGACTGGAACAAATATCAGCCGCGAGTGCGCAGCAATGCCCAGCAGACCCTGCAGCATGGGAGATTTGAggctctgacagagagagaccagctggaggaggagaggaggaagaagctgCTCGGCTGGTTTAGCCGGATGAGCCTCACAACCCCCACTGCAGCCAcgctgtttactgtttactgtttactaatatataataaaatgattttatttaatttataagCCATCTTGTTCGTTTATTTGTTATCTCATAGGATGACACAGAGAATATTGCGTTTGGGGACTTCACCAAGCAATCATATATTAAATAATGTCTTGCATATGATAAAAGGTTGTGTCCTCATTTACCCTTCAAGCATGTGCTTTTACTGATATTTCTTGTGTTCTACAAGGTAATCACCTAGGTTTACAGACATGATTCCACAACACTGTGATACTAGTTGATACTTCAAAACAAAAGAGCCCCTACACCACATGGCACCTTCTAGCCTTATGTGAAAGTGGTAACTGATACACCAAATCCCCCACTGTACCGTCTGTCTACATCACCTCCTAGGTGCAGGAGGAACCCTTAGTGTTGTCTCCAACTCATCAATATGCTGTATGGCCAACACTAGAGTTTCGCCAAAAAGGAACAACTAGCCAAAAGCAATCTAGAGGGTCTGTGTCCCTtttcagagggagaaaaagcacATTATTTTCCAGCTGCATATGACGGAACATATCTTagacacaaaagaaagaaagtgaccaCCAAATATAGGCCCACTTTGCTAGAGTGACTCAGACTCCCAGAGTGCATTAGCACAGGCGGGCAGAAGGAAAATTCCAACTACAGATACAAAGAAACCCTTTAAGCACATTCATAAGTACAAAACGAAatttttaaaatacacacaaacattgcatTATTTGAGGCAGTTAATCAGTGATTGTCTACCCACAGCAGCTAGGTGGTCACATCAATGGTGAACTACCCTTCATCTGACTCCATTGTCTTCCATTGAGATTGGGGCACTTTCCTCTACAACCAGCCTGGTGAAATCAAAAAGACAAAATCAGAATGAAATAGTGTCCATTCAGCGCACTCTTAAACCCCACCACTGTATGTCTGCATAGCTGCATGAGAGGGGAATCCGCTTTGGTATGATGGTATTGGTATGATGTTTGTGTAACTAGCATTGTGTAGCCAAGCATGTTCCCCTACCAGACTCAAACTCTCAACCTAGCAAGGAGGCTTACACATCTGTTGCATCTGTTGCTGGTGTAAAGTAGCCTGTAGCCGCATATGTTTTTGCTTAACCCACATTAGTCCAAAGAAAATGTACTATAAGGGAAAGTGACTTTTTAGCAAAGCCATTCAATCAATTTTGATACATTTTACAGATTTGTGCTAAGCCAAGCTCAAAGAACATGTGCACCGAAGTAAAGGTAATGTTCCGTTACAGACTTGGTTTAAGCATCAGTGTCTTATGCTGATAGTTGTGTGCTTCCATGGGTTGAGCCTTTCTGATGGGTTGAGCCTTTCTAAACAACAGAGCACAAATTCAGGCATGGCCTTGACATCTACCAGTCAGAGCTTCTGTCATTGGTGAGAATTCAGGATGGACTattgaaagcacacacacatacacacagaaacacgctcatactgtacatacacacacacacacacacacacacacacacacacacacacacacacacacacacacacacacacacacacacacatacacacatacacaccaacacaaacacactgatacacacacaaacacacacatacacacgctcaagGCTATTGGCTATTTGAACACTATAAGGTAACATAGTCAGACAGATGTCTGGCAGACTTTGGACCTTATTTGAAATATGAGTTTTCATACCTGTCTGGATTTTTCATATAGGGCTTAAGCTGTCATTCCGTGCAATGGAAGATTTTCCCCATTTTTTTGTAGAAATACTCTTGCTCCTTAATaccagctgtatgtgtgtgaatttgattGAAATCTGATGGCTCTACTGTGCTGTTTGTAGATGTATCGTCTTCTCTTTCCAACCTCCTCTGTCTTGTCCTCCTGCTGGCATTGTGAACACCAGATGAGCACCATTGCAGCGCTGTGTGAAAtatccacaaaaaaaacatccataaAAAGCCAATATTTTGGGGGAATATGAGCCTTTCCTCGCCTGTTTTCTCAGTGTTACGCTGCTTTAGACTCCATTGCACGGAATGACATCTTAAGCCCTATATGAGAAATCCAGACAGGTATGAAAACTCATATTTCAAATAAGGTCCAAAGTCTGCCAGACATCTGTCTGACAATGTTACCTTATAGTGTTCAGATAGCCTAtagccttgagtgtgtgtatgtgtgtgtttgtgtgtgtatcagtgtgtttgtgtgtgtgtgtgtgtttgtgtgtgtttgtgtgtgtttgtttgtgtttgtgtgtgtgtgtgtgtgtgtgtgtgtgtgtgtgtgtgtgtgtgtgtgtgtgtgtgtgtgtgtgtgtatgtatgagctcCAAGATTCTGAACATATCTGAACCAAGGGCGTGTTCAAATGCCAAATAGGGATAGGAAAACATAACGTGGAGGACGAGAGCACCGATGTAGTAAGAAAACTGCTATTTTCTAAGTTTGTGGAGAGTGACGTCaaaacagagatacagagacaatATCCCAAACAGTTTGAAGGGGTTGGGAAACTGAACACCAAGCAAATAAGTCTGCTTATGGATGAGAGTGTAGCAGACGTGGCACAACCCCTGAGACACGTGCTCTTCCACCGAAGGGAGGCACTGgagcaaaaaaacaaagcagCTACTAGAAGGTACAACAGACTCATATTTGGTGTGTCACCAGCTAGTGAGCAATACCAACATGAGATTGCAATGGCATTGACTGGCATCGAGGGGGTAGAGAATGTCAATGACATGACCGTGCACAGACCCCAGACCAGCAGACTCCATGCAGTTCTGAACAGAGTGGAGAGCTGTAGGCTGACCCTAAATCTAAAAGTGTCAATCAATATAGACAAGCTAATTCATGCTTGTCTATATTTCATCCACACTACTCTCACAGAAAGGCATCGGTCCCACTGCTAAAAGTGTTCCGAAGGTAATCTGAGCTGCTAAAAGTGTTCGGAAGGTAATCTGAGTTTGAGGCCGCTGGTTTAAAACGTCTAAGTATGTTGACCAGCAGTAAACCGAATACCagttgttcagtgatgctgaatATTGAAACATCGTTGACTAGTAGCCTAAAACTGCCACACAGATAGTGAGCTACACAGTGCCTACATGGcagtctctcactcgcactgcACAACAGTCTTATGGGCgtgtaattattattctatgCTACTGGGAGTGAAAATCCGAGAGTCTCACAGATAAAATGACACTTGACAGGTATGCTCGTGGTCC
Above is a window of Clupea harengus chromosome 21, Ch_v2.0.2, whole genome shotgun sequence DNA encoding:
- the LOC105893272 gene encoding NADPH oxidase organizer 1-like isoform X2, with the protein product MAYQGFPANVRIIGVMHKDTIKMFMTSVVWSDKNEVTIYRSFKDFKKLHKQLKKKHPVANPFRKEDRILPRFRGMKRNFQRKGPSKTVHRVKALEKYCTELLQCDPSVTQSSEVVQFFCPKNHDLEPEFAKNSIIIVPSDVLSEIQRDGTANPHDKRFSMGNITKPFLTQTYRTVAPFETKDLKNRPFKVDVNKTLDVLIKDQKGWWLVENEEKHLAWFPAPYLEPCEEDDDDVFDTVSSENTFYCAARNYVSKNRDEVSVHIGSVVEVLRKSGDGWWLIRYSGRVGYVPSMYLQPYNNPHVSLQRAFHSSTFNLSSLQPHPSQRQGIPRRLAPTSHSRSLENLLEPRRVRANTAPDSQSARLKEPDSRKSCISAASDETDFGFSSSGSLSGAEAEQEAQIRGSSTGEAEARDGPDTGESSGEMSPSRSCSGSPSDSPAGTPTLRAATLPRVPPRPLAQEIFTRCTTYTREAAMASRARLFPQQMEIQTRL
- the LOC105893272 gene encoding NADPH oxidase organizer 1-like isoform X1, producing the protein MAYQGFPANVRIIGVMHKDTIKMFMTSVVWSDKNEVTIYRSFKDFKKLHKQLKKKHPVANPFRKEDRILPRFRGMKRNFQRKGPSKTVHRVKALEKYCTELLQCDPSVTQSSEVVQFFCPKNHDLEPEFAKNSIIIVPSDVLSEIQRDGTANPHDKRFSMGNITKPFLTQTYRTVAPFETKDLKNRPFKVDVNKTLDVLIKDQKGWWLVENEEKHLAWFPAPYLEPCEEDDDDVFDTVSSETDTFYCAARNYVSKNRDEVSVHIGSVVEVLRKSGDGWWLIRYSGRVGYVPSMYLQPYNNPHVSLQRAFHSSTFNLSSLQPHPSQRQGIPRRLAPTSHSRSLENLLEPRRVRANTAPDSQSARLKEPDSRKSCISAASDETDFGFSSSGSLSGAEAEQEAQIRGSSTGEAEARDGPDTGESSGEMSPSRSCSGSPSDSPAGTPTLRAATLPRVPPRPLAQEIFTRCTTYTREAAMASRARLFPQQMEIQTRL
- the LOC116218254 gene encoding uncharacterized protein LOC116218254, with amino-acid sequence MKLCNLFSCCLPMPNEESEGKTLRSEVEAERKRKKQRIEKASKTLSKKKLRKEAKRQKEMADRKRNEVEETRLKNLVMAIPEVQSAEIVMKDMSLDEGKERSGEMPIHHAKMANASTDASEAVVVVSLEMANSSADASPLVEFSKEDCNQNQSSLGNGTPQLADGDGRSPSHQLGDGDRVRPVFRPRLEQISAASAQQCPADPAAWEI